The following proteins come from a genomic window of Aricia agestis chromosome 19, ilAriAges1.1, whole genome shotgun sequence:
- the LOC121736512 gene encoding serine/threonine-protein kinase WNK1-like isoform X3 — MTSGLHGHGHQISQPAHHLDSTVLPAKEKTVHGKEKTFKVVVGSEVGVMKAPVLGARPYNALAIIHTQQSNTFDMLNSLTTSVASQPVVGGYRRRSSGQGPLCDPELDDSGNKLVARLEDDAFISEQDLEDTINIATKKGLPHTDVGETDATGDEQPQEQQNGLEYGPIYELEKLTDKDKEKADKEDEEEPIGVSPCGRFFKYDKEVGRGSFKTVYHGLDTQTGVAVAWCELLEKKLNKTERLRFREEADMLKKLQHPNIVRFYNYWEGTVAKKKNIVLITELMVSGTLKTYLRRFKRIKTKVLKSWCRQILKGLNFLHSRTPPIIHRDLKCDNIFITGTTGSVKIGDLGLATLKNRSFAKSVIGTPEFMAPEMYEEHYDESVDVYAFGMCMLEMATGEYPYSECSGPAQIYKKVVSGVKPQSLEKVTIPEVKDIIESCIRPNKADRPKVKDLLNHEFFGEDIGLRLEIVGRDLVTCSDITKIQFRLKIIDPKKRLNTHKENEAIQFEFDVERDDCEEVATDMAKAGLIMEEDARIVTKLLKSQLISLNRERSEKKVQMLFNQELITEQNRQQQQMLLEQQLRQVKMIQSQQGGPVDQVKGGLLNGVGAQPTLAAVQLDQQSQLLQAQQQLLQQQFQQHLTNEEKAIKLFQHNLMQARMSPCLSADQQLLHQQHQLLEQNIKQQVIMEQNLLNQQMFDTVQNHNYIEHQNQQTLEPQQQLQQNLLGQQLAGDLSTQNQMQQIIQQQQNIIAQQAATIQQKQLEEQLTQDSMAAGPQPNLAAGQMLDPSLQNLQNILAQIIHRPETMQPRKDSETEAVQQQQQQQQQMQSQQMQQQVNNLAENLDVHQNNQMEQEAMQQQNNLMNTQMQQQASQINYQQNQQYFHPNILSAAVDPAIFAQQQQVAQAQHQVAQAQQQLNMQKQMLAQQQFVLQQQLINQQQLQMPGQTLSPQHIRTLQQQQYLAQQELQLQTQQNLIDQQNLALLAQKQQLMGQQQQKVEELLRAQRPMYTRQGSEQSQVSAVDAHDQQNLLPDHYQQKPQLQQQISIDRLGHYHTLVQKQQSDEQQQQQQQQYKHLQGQSLPHNALPQGFTLQQGERQISSHEGTPVQNFTTNPLQVYQQRQVQSLAYPEPAPSSQPPASHYQPVEGVLAMAPTSQPPASHYQPMENVPASVPASQPPASLYQPVEGAPSSVPSSQPAVSHYQPEGVPAPVPSSHYQPVESVPASLPAVPPESAPQPAPPPADAVPQQLNIPPDENGLAANTQKEQFHTPMTEFPSGATHLESIRPPDLTSVEEKLGESQQEVGTAIPSPIAAEKKSRGSKKRSRDKDKLPRLSVLAVSDNATVVECQLDSKSKTVTFKFHVPDVNPEDLAGNLVSNDLLPEWQRGAFTELIRDIVRQLQADPAAAASLVGPATLHALRLNIDKSDYDSETTEREENLTDSNQDNSECTTPTASQDITLAELEPEPAPPQPEPRPDRAHDTLARKISTASSIGSNQSDGGPMAPDRAGSTDSNGEKKSQKPSRKISRFLVSPVVDRGEAVPEERPAPAAEPPAPEPRDPPRDPLRDALVNGVLEPEPAPVPAAAPPPAAPPRVPEPVAVAPKPVSQAIPSENLVPTHQYSLPSHAPQTVTDHRPVELKQAASEPASTAYAPPLAAPATAPAPAPPLPFPSAVAPGLLNGAAPANLASLTTPLQIATDTPLLGLGAAGVALGAAPALMPLAPPTLTPTAVVTDPAATANAENIQRMLLKQNILNQQQNLSGPNLLGLLNPPHYPQPDLALHNNLLATPNAPPLPRLPYAPYYQPMLATANDLIAQQQALQTSVSQLTQPMGSFGLGLGLGAPLQSGLAAQNLGLQQNLGLQQNLGLNQNLMGQNLGQSLGLAGQNLGLSGQNLMGGQGLGLGGQGLGLGGQNLGLMGQNLGSLVAQRAVHHALARRHVDMDMGMTNANSTGSTQPSTPNKSQSYNEYMMSLQNKLSSISNSGPVSPQSPMEYSPALSPTQRQMHALAGHKLIQRDAVSEHGGTLEGEAEVEGGSHAQRLAHLDHELSKISLHYKHAPAKDVYTEDHSATEHDLLEATLNDSAVDTYEEVGVERGGRRFRVARAAPLRSYALCRLLPEMQGKDKLEASASQYEGGDELSMDNASADTSGEEEDAHTYVLTDRARARTYVIDDAFGTRHTILDPAPYVQSDSRPSPTEADETRSYLIVDAARDMTCTVIDRALRLTDDEGFAEFAEGRHRPPAPPAGASPLGEELARWRAAAPGPTPDARLLRDVRAADLLADLYIEEALTNKALVQAVVLLAVRRS; from the exons GCGTCCCAACCGGTGGTGGGCGGGTATAGGCGGCGTAGCTCCGGCCAGGGCCCGCTGTGCGACCCCGAGCTCGACGACAGCGGCAATAAGCTCGTCGCCCGCCTCGAAGACGACGCCTTCATCTCCGAGCAGGATCTG GAAGACACCATTAACATAGCGACGAAGAAGGGTCTACCGCACACCGACGTGGGCGAAACCGACGCCACGGGGGATGAGCAGCCGCAGGAACAACAGAATG GTCTGGAGTACGGTCCCATCTACGAGCTGGAGAAACTGACGGATAAAGACAAGGAGAAGGCGGACAAAGAAGATGAAGAGGAGCCCATCGGAGTCTCGCCCTGCGGCAG GTTCTTTAAGTACGATAAGGAGGTGGGTCGCGGGTCGTTCAAGACGGTATACCACGGTCTCGACACGCAGACCGGCGTAGCTGTGGCCTGGTGCGAGCTGCTG GAGAAAAAGCTGAACAAGACGGAGCGACTTCGGTTCCGCGAGGAAGCGGACATGCTGAAGAAGCTGCAGCACCCCAACATCGTGCGCTTCTACAACTACTGGGAGGGCACCGTCGCCAAGAAGAAGAACATCGTCCTCATCACAGAGCTTATGGTCTCCGGCACGCTTAAGAC GTACCTGCGGCGGTTCAAACGGATCAAGACAAAGGTGCTGAAGTCGTGGTGTCGGCAGATTCTGAAGGGCCTCAACTTCCTGCACTCGCGCACGCCCCCCATCATACATAG AGATCTGAAGTGCGACAACATCTTCATCACGGGCACGACCGGCAGCGTCAAGATCGGCGACCTCGGCCTTGCCACGCTCAAGAACAGGAGCTTCGCCAAGTCCGTTATTG GCACGCCAGAGTTCATGGCGCCGGAGATGTACGAGGAGCACTACGACGAGTCGGTGGACGTGTACGCGTTCGGCATGTGCATGCTCGAGATGGCCACCGGCGAGTACCCCTACAGCGAGTGCAGCGGCCCCGCCCAGATCTACAAGAAGGTCGTCTCG GGGGTGAAACCGCAGAGCTTGGAGAAGGTGACGATACCGGAGGTGAAAGACATCATTGAGTCTTGTATACGACCCAACAAAGCCGATAG GCCGAAAGTCAAAGATTTGCTGAACCACGAGTTCTTCGGCGAGGACATCGGGCTGCGGCTGGAGATCGTCGGTCGCGACCTCGTCACCTGCTCCGACATCACCAAGATACAGTTCCGCCTGAAGATCATTGACCCTAAGAAACG GCTGAACACGCACAAGGAGAACGAGGCGATCCAGTTCGAGTTCGACGTGGAGCGCGACGACTGCGAGGAGGTGGCGACCGACATGGCCAAGGCGGGCCTCATCATGGAGGAGGACGCGCGCATCGTCACCAAGCTGCTCAAGTCGCAGCTCATCAGCCTCAACAG AGAGCGGAGCGAGAAGAAAGTTCAGATGCTGTTCAACCAGGAGCTGATCACCGAACAGAACCGCCAGCAGCAGCAGATGTTGTTGGAGCAGCAGCTCAGACAG GTGAAGATGATCCAAAGTCAGCAAGGTGGTCCAGTAGATCAGGTGAAGGGGGGGTTACTGAATGGAGTCGGCGCGCAGCCCACGCTCGCCGCTGTGCa GCTAGATCAACAATCGCAACTATTGCAAGCCCAGCAACAATTACTCCAACAGCAGTTCCAACAACATCTCACCAACGAGGAGAAAGCCATTAAACTTTTCCAACATAACCTTATGCAGGCTAGAATGTCACCATGTCTGTCCGCCGACCAACAGCTGCTGCACCAGCAGCACCAACTCCTCGAGCAGAATATTAAACAACAAGTTATCATGGAACAGAACCTCTTGAACCAGCAAATGTTCGACACCGTGCAGAACCACAACTACATCGAGCACCAGAACCAACAGACGCTTGAGCCGCAGCAGCAGCTGCAGCAGAATCTGCTCGGCCAGCAACTCGCCGGCGACCTCAGCACCCAAAACCAGATGCAGCAGATCATCCAGCAGCAGCAGAACATCATCGCGCAGCAGGCCGCTACCATACAGCAAAAGCAGTTGGAGGAGCAGCTCACTCAGGACAGCATGGCGGCCGGCCCACAGCCCAACCTCGCCGCGGGCCAGATGCTCGACCCCTCGCTGCAAAACCTCCAGAACATCTTGGCGCAGATCATACACAGGCCGGAAACTATGCAACCGAGGAAGGATTCGGAGACCGAGGCggtgcagcagcagcagcagcagcagcagcagatGCAGTCGCAGCAGATGCAGCAGCAAGTCAACAACCTGGCAGAGAATTTGGACGTGCATCAGAACAACCAAATGGAGCAGGAGGCTATGCAACAGCAGAATAATCTTATGAATACTCAAATGCAACAGCAAGCTAGTCAAATAAATTATCAACAGAATCAACAATATTTTCATCCTAATATTCTATCGGCGGCGGTCGATCCGGCGATATTCGCTCAACAGCAGCAGGTGGCTCAGGCGCAGCATCAAGTCGCACAGGCGCAGCAACAGCTCAACATGCAGAAGCAGATGCTAGCGCAGCAGCAGTTTGTTCTCCAACAGCAGCTGATTAATCAGCAGCAACTTCAGATGCCGGGGCAGACGCTCTCCCCGCAGCATATCAGGACTCTGCAGCAGCAGCAGTATTTAGCGCAGCAGGAGCTCCAACTGCAGACCCAGCAAAATTTAATAGATCAACAAAATCTAGCGCTCCTGGCTCAGAAGCAGCAGCTCATGGGCCAGCAGCAGCAAAAAGTGGAGGAGCTGCTGCGCGCGCAGAGGCCGATGTACACGCGGCAGGGCTCTGAGCAGAGCCAGGTGAGCGCCGTAGACGCGCACGACCAGCAGAACCTGCTACCCGACCACTACCAGCAGAAGCCACAGCTCCAGCAGCAGATATCCATCGATCGGCTCGGCCACTACCACACTCTCGTACAGAAGCAGCAGTCCGACGAGCAGCAACAGCAGCAGCAACAGCAGTACAAGCACCTACAGGGCCAGTCACTTCCGCATAATGCGCTGCCGCAGGGCTTCACGTTGCAGCAGGGCGAGCGGCAAATATCTAGTCACGAGGGCACACCTGTGCAGAATTTCACGACGAACCCGTTGCAGGTGTACCAACAGCGCCAGGTGCAGAGCCTCGCCTACCCCGAGCCTGCGCCCAGTTCGCAACCGCCCGCCTCGCACTACCAACCGGTGGAGGGTGTCCTGGCGATGGCGCCGACGTCACAGCCACCCGCGTCCCATTACCAGCCCATGGAGAACGTCCCGGCGTCCGTTCCAGCCTCGCAGCCCCCCGCCTCCCTCTACCAGCCGGTGGAGGGCGCTCCGTCATCGGTGCCGAGTTCTCAGCCGGCCGTCTCGCACTACCAGCCCGAGGGTGTTCCGGCGCCGGTGCCCAGCTCGCACTACCAGCCGGTGGAGAGCGTCCCGGCGTCGCTGCCCGCCGTCCCGCCTGAGTCCGCACCGCAGCCCGCCCCGCCGCCCGCCGACGCCGTCCCGCAGCAGCTGAACATCCCGCCGGATGAGAATGGCCTCGCCGCCAACACGCAGAAGGAGCAGTTCCACACGCCCATGACGGAGTTCCCGTCCGGCGCGACGCACCTGGAGTCCATCCGCCCGCCCGATCTCACCTCGGTGGAGGAAAAACTGGGGGAGAGCCAACAGGAAG TCGGTACCGCGATACCTTCGCCGATAGCCGCCGAGAAGAAGTCGCGCGGGTCGAAGAAGCGGTCGCGCGACAAGGACAAGCTGCCGCGGCTGAGCGTGCTGGCGGTCAGCGACAACGCTACCGTGGTGGAGTGCCAGCTGGACTCCAAGTCCAAGACGGTGACGTTCAAGTTCCACGTGCCAGATGTGAACCCGGAGGACCTGGCGGGGAACCTGGTCAGCAACGACCTGCTGCCGGAGTGGCAGCGCGGCGCCTTCACTGAGCTGATCCGCGACATCGTGCGACAGCTGCAGGCGGACCCCGCCGCCGCTGCGTCACTAGTGGGGCCAGCCACGCTGCACGCGTTACGTCTCAACATAGACAAg AGCGATTACGACTCGGAGACGACGGAGCGCGAGGAGAACCTGACGGACTCGAACCAGGACAACTCGGAGTGCACCACGCCCACCGCGTCGCAAGACATCACGCTGGCGGAGCTGGAGCCCGAGCCCGCCCCCCCGCAGCCCGAGCCCCGCCCCGATCGCGCGCACGACACGCTCGCCAGGAAGATCAGCACCGCATCGTCTATAG gTTCAAATCAATCCGACGGCGGGCCTATGGCGCCGGACCGCGCCGGTAGCACGGACTCCAACGGAGAGAAGAAGTCACAGAAGCCATcccgaaagatatcgagatttCTAGTCAGCCCCGTCGTGGATCGCGGCGAGGCGGTGCCCGAGGAGcggcccgcgcccgccgccgagCCCCCCGCGCCCGAGCCCCGCGACCCGCCCCGGGATCCGCTCCGGGATGCACTCGTCAACGGCGTGCTGGAGCCCGAGCCGGCGCCCGTGCCCGCGGCCGCACCGCCCCCCGCTGCGCCGCCCCGCGTGCCCGAGCCCGTCGCGGTCGCACCCAAACCAGTCTCGCAAGCCATTCCCTCGGAAAACCTAGTTCCTACTCACCAGTATTCCCTGCCGTCGCATGCGCCGCAGACTGTCACCGACCACCGGCCGGTGGAGCTGAAGCAGGCGGCGAGCGAGCCGGCGAGCACGGCGTACGCGCCGCCCCTAGCCGCGCCCGCgaccgcccccgcccccgcgccgccGCTGCCTTTCCCGAGCGCGGTGGCTCCGGGTCTGCTGAACGGTGCGGCGCCGGCGAACCTGGCCAGCCTCACCACGCCGCTGCAGATCGCTACGGACACGCCGCTGCTGGGGCTGGGCGCGGCGGGCGTGGCGCTGGGTGCGGCGCCGGCGCTCATGCCGCTGGCCCCGCCCACGCTCACGCCCACTGCTGTAGTCACCGATCCAGCTGCCACCGCCAACGCTGAGAACATTCAGAGAATGCTTCTCAAACAGAATATTTTGAA CCAGCAGCAGAACCTGTCGGGCCCCAACCTGCTGGGTCTGCTCAACCCGCCGCACTACCCGCAGCCCGACCTCGCCCTACACAACAACTTGTTAGCCACGCCCAACG CGCCGCCGCTGCCGCGCCTGCCGTACGCGCCCTACTACCAGCCCATGCTCGCAACTGCCAACGACCTTATAG CTCAACAACAAGCTTTACAGACTTCAGTGAGTCAGCTCACGCAGCCGATGGGCTCGTTTGGCCTGGGTTTGGGCCTGGGTGCGCCGCTTCAGTCCGGCCTCGCCGCGCAGAACCTAGGCCTTCAACAGAACTTAGGTCTGCAGCAGAATCTAGGCCTCAACCAGAACCTCATGGGCCAGAATCTTGGACAGTCATTAG GTTTAGCGGGTCAGAATCTAGGTCTAAGCGGACAGAATCTCATGGGTGGGCAGGGTCTGGGCTTGGGCGGGCAGGGGCTTGGGCTGGGCGGGCAGAACCTCGGACTGATGGGACAAAATCTGGGCTCGCTGGTGGCACAGCGGGCGGTGCACCACGCGCTCGCCAGGCGACACGTTGACATGGATATGG GTATGACGAACGCGAACTCTACGGGCTCGACGCAGCCCAGCACGCCCAACAAGAGCCAGTCATACAACGAGTACATGATGTCGCTGCAGAACAAACTCTCCTCTATATCCAACAGC GGCCCCGTGTCCCCGCAGTCGCCGATGGAGTACAGCCCCGCGCTGTCGCCGACGCAGCGGCAGATGCACGCGTTGGCGGGACACAAG CTGATCCAGCGCGACGCGGTATCGGAGCACGGCGGCACGCTGGAGGGGGAGGCGGAGGTGGAGGGTGGGTCGCACGCGCAGCGCCTCGCACACCTTGACCACGAGCTCAGCAAGATCAGCCTGCACTACAAACACGCGCCCGCCAAG GATGTGTATACCGAAGACCACAGCGCTACAGAGCATGATCTGCTGGAGGCGACGTTGAACGACAGTGCTGTGGATACGTATGAAGAAG TGGGCGTGGAGCGTGGCGGTCGGCGCTTCAGAGTGGCGCGCGCGGCGCCGCTACGCAGCTACGCCCTGTGTCGACTGCTGCCTGAGATGCAAG GCAAGGACAAGTTGGAGGCGTCGGCGTCGCAGTACGAGGGCGGGGACGAGCTGTCGATGGACAACGCGTCCGCGGACACGAGCGGCGAGGAGGAGGACGCGCACACGTACGTGCTGACGGACCGCGCGCGCGCACGCACCTACGTCATCGACGACGCGTTCGGCACGCGGCACACCATCCTAGACCCCGCCCCTTACGTGCAG AGCGACAGCAGGCCGAGTCCCACGGAGGCGGACGAGACCCGCAGCTACCTGATCGTGGACGCGGCGCGTGACATGACGTGCACCGTCATCGACCGCGCGCTGCGGCTCACCGACGACGAGGGGTTCGCGGAGTTCGCCGAGGGGCGGCACCGGCCCCCCGCCCCGCCCGCCGGCGCCTCCCCTCTGGGGGAGGAGCTGGCGCGGTGGCGGGCCGCCGCCCCCGGCCCGACGCCCGACGCGCGCCTGCTGCGGGACGTGCGCGCCGCCGACCTGCTCGCCGACCTCTACATCGAGGAGGCGCTCACGAACAAAG CGCTGGTGCAGGCGGTGGTGCTGCTGGCCGTGCGCCGCTCATGA